A region from the Lytechinus variegatus isolate NC3 chromosome 6, Lvar_3.0, whole genome shotgun sequence genome encodes:
- the LOC121417585 gene encoding uncharacterized protein LOC121417585: MKQAIYQSTMQRMNLLPSLDAVQSTRDRLSNSTDASVKVNSNSSQEINLEGHEISMYLPPGAVLSDDSCQITLSIIRDNPGVITEGESMTCYGIRCDPQPLIFNQPVTITIPHSSLVVHPEQVKPDIVCRVWDSIKDLPKTLRKQSSNSPETPPYCRLYERHLELYISHCAEWWVLIPLEQQVIRQRIMCTPYVPDRIERGQELAVNLQLCNDLPGNEAATQEESRQQSYHRCHRSVPFNVETKAGDVTITCHREGGEIESQIVSLRDLLAKINQCISIYVPPSEDDLNFAVITITITQAGKLGISRFIAFVIRYTGRISCLIIQ, encoded by the exons ATGAAGCAGGCAATCTACCAATCAACTATGCAAAGGATGAACTT ATTACCTTCTTTGGATGCTGTACAGTCTACTAGAG ATCGGCTATCCAACTCTACCGATGCCTCTGTCAAAGTCAACAGCAATTCCAGTCAAGAAATCAATCTAGAAGGCCATGAAATATCAATGTACCTTCCTCCTGGAGCGGTTCTATCTGATGACTCTTGTCAGATCACCCTATCCATCATAAGAGACAATCCCGGTGTCATCACTGAAGGTGAATCAATGACCTGCTATGGGATCAGGTGTGACCCTCAACCCTTGATCTTCAACCAACCTGTTACGATCACTATACCACACTCTTCCTTGGTCGTCCATCCAGAGCAAGTAAAACCAGACATCGTTTGTCGTGTGTGGGACTCTATCAAGG ATCTACCGAAAACTCTAAGGAAGCAATCATCCAACTCACCAGAAACACCACCATACTGCAGACTTTACGAAAGACATCTTGAGCTGTACATCAGCCACTGTGCAGAGTGGTGGGTTCTGATTCCACTCGAACAACAGGTGATTCGACAGCGGATAATGTGTACTCCATACGTCCCAGACAGGATCGAAAGAGGACAAGAGCTTGCAGTTAATCTTCAGTTGTGTAACGACCTACCTGGAAACGAAGCG GCAACACAAGAGGAGTCGAGACAACAATCTTACCACAGATGTCATCGCTCGGTCCCTTTCAATGTTGAAACAAAGGCTGGTGACGTCACAATCACGTGCCATCGTGAGGGAGGAGAAATTGAGAGCCAG ATCGTTTCTCTTAGGGACCTTCTAGCCAAGATAAACCAATGTATATCAATATACGTTCCACCCAGTGAGGACGATCTAAACTTTGCAGTGATTACCATAACGATTACACAGGCTGGGAAGCTTGGAATATCACGATTTATTGCCTTTGTCATCAGATATACAGGTAGAATTTCATGCTTGATaattcaatga